The following are from one region of the Spirochaetota bacterium genome:
- a CDS encoding bifunctional oligoribonuclease/PAP phosphatase NrnA has protein sequence MGFANLERFLSRHDRFIISTHESPDGDGLGAEIGFREILTVMGRESVILNSDPVPDKFSFIDPEHEINVYGDSTVLTYPLEEYAVFVLDTNDFDNVGSIFGKLRDRVKEVFIIDHHEGGKDKLESNFIKVEASSTCEIIYTLFVYFGMTPSSKTAQAIYAGMLFDTGSFRYPKTTSETFRIAGRLVELGADPFKSYEHIYENNSLASFALRAMILSTMEVHHGGRLIAMKLTPDMIDRSGASFSEGELSINMPLTVHGVVASVLVKQDSSGPVKVSLRTKGDYDVAEIAIANGGGGHKNAAGYKSVLPLEEAFRKAIGDMEGFFRD, from the coding sequence ATGGGGTTTGCCAATCTCGAGAGGTTTTTGTCCCGGCACGACAGGTTCATCATCTCCACGCACGAGAGCCCCGACGGCGACGGCCTTGGCGCCGAGATCGGCTTTCGCGAGATACTCACCGTGATGGGCAGGGAGTCGGTCATACTGAATTCGGACCCGGTCCCCGACAAGTTTTCGTTCATCGACCCCGAACACGAAATCAATGTGTATGGCGATTCCACCGTCCTGACGTATCCGCTCGAGGAATACGCCGTTTTCGTACTGGATACCAACGATTTCGACAACGTGGGCTCCATCTTCGGAAAGCTCAGGGACAGGGTTAAAGAGGTCTTCATCATCGACCACCACGAGGGCGGCAAAGACAAGCTTGAATCGAACTTCATCAAGGTTGAAGCCTCGTCAACCTGCGAGATCATATACACCCTCTTCGTTTATTTCGGCATGACCCCGAGCTCCAAGACCGCCCAGGCCATTTACGCCGGCATGCTCTTCGATACGGGCTCGTTCCGCTATCCCAAGACTACATCGGAGACCTTCAGGATCGCAGGGCGCCTCGTCGAGCTCGGCGCCGACCCGTTCAAATCGTACGAGCACATCTATGAAAACAATTCGCTGGCCAGCTTCGCCCTGCGCGCCATGATCCTTTCGACGATGGAGGTTCATCACGGCGGCAGGCTCATCGCGATGAAGCTTACGCCGGACATGATAGACAGGTCGGGGGCGAGCTTCTCGGAAGGCGAGCTTTCGATCAACATGCCGCTCACCGTTCACGGGGTCGTCGCCAGCGTACTGGTCAAACAGGATTCGAGCGGCCCCGTAAAGGTGAGCCTGCGCACCAAGGGCGATTACGACGTGGCGGAAATCGCCATAGCGAACGGTGGCGGCGGGCACAAAAACGCCGCGGGCTACAAGTCCGTCCTCCCGCTCGAGGAGGCCTTCCGCAAGGCGATCGGCGATATGGAGGGGTTTTTCCGGGACTAA
- a CDS encoding ParB/RepB/Spo0J family partition protein → MESVFGAVRPVSLAGVDFLNATYRVSRKRPIEGLVRSIECFGLLESPVFLREAGRLVPVFGHNRLAALVRAGIETFDAAVVDEIDPAAYRARAVLKCSRNEAGPVGRMRMAEILRMLGLGEAELSRTVRHGLEIPVEFASAETAGSVMRLPRRLRDYIDLRDIGFKVIKGLLGLPAEAHEFLAGRVDDAGIRVNVFRDVVEMMSDILRRDGTLAPVLALPAPETGDRRRDEQLLHDAVYSLRYPAYSEMKENAGQISAEIERGGCSVSIPPYFEGGGVSLTIRFGRGDDEDSIRGRLSGIDARKIEKLIGLL, encoded by the coding sequence ATGGAGAGCGTTTTCGGCGCTGTCCGCCCCGTTTCCCTGGCCGGGGTCGATTTTCTAAACGCCACCTACCGCGTATCGCGGAAGCGCCCCATCGAGGGGCTTGTGAGATCAATAGAATGCTTCGGCCTGCTCGAAAGCCCGGTTTTTTTAAGGGAGGCCGGGCGCCTTGTTCCGGTTTTCGGTCACAACCGTCTTGCGGCGCTCGTGCGCGCCGGCATCGAAACGTTCGACGCGGCCGTCGTGGATGAGATAGATCCCGCGGCCTACAGGGCCCGTGCGGTGTTGAAATGCAGCCGCAATGAGGCGGGGCCCGTGGGCAGGATGAGGATGGCGGAAATACTCCGCATGCTGGGGCTTGGAGAAGCGGAACTTTCGCGGACGGTCCGGCACGGCCTCGAGATCCCCGTGGAGTTCGCCTCGGCCGAAACGGCCGGGTCCGTTATGAGACTCCCCCGGCGCTTGAGAGACTACATCGATCTTCGCGACATCGGCTTCAAGGTGATAAAGGGCCTCCTGGGGCTCCCGGCCGAGGCGCACGAGTTTCTGGCCGGCAGGGTCGACGACGCGGGCATTCGCGTCAACGTCTTCAGGGACGTCGTGGAGATGATGTCGGACATCCTGAGAAGGGACGGAACGCTCGCCCCCGTGCTCGCGCTGCCGGCGCCGGAGACCGGGGACCGCCGGAGGGACGAACAGCTGCTTCACGACGCCGTGTATTCCCTGAGATATCCGGCCTATTCGGAGATGAAAGAGAATGCCGGGCAAATTTCCGCGGAGATCGAACGCGGGGGCTGTTCGGTGAGTATTCCGCCGTACTTCGAAGGGGGGGGCGTGTCGCTTACCATACGGTTCGGTCGCGGAGACGATGAGGATTCCATACGCGGAAGGCTTTCGGGCATCGATGCCCGGAAGATTGAAAAGCTGATCGGTCTGCTTTAG